The following are from one region of the Odontesthes bonariensis isolate fOdoBon6 chromosome 12, fOdoBon6.hap1, whole genome shotgun sequence genome:
- the LOC142396749 gene encoding ATP-dependent 6-phosphofructokinase, liver type-like, with the protein MTSMDLEKLKMTGAGRAIAVLTSGGDAQGMNAAVRAVTRMGIYVGAKVYLIYEGYEGLVDGGDNIKLAHWHSVTNIIQLGGTVIGSARCKSFMTREGRIAAAFNLVKKGITNLCVCGGDGSLTGANIFRSEWSSLLDELVQKGRITDDMAKKNSHLNIVGLVGSIDNDFCGTDMTIGADSALHRIMDIVDAIMTTAQSHQRTFVLEVMGRHCGYLALVAALASGADWLFIPEAPPLGGWEDRMCARLERSRTKGSRLNIIIVAEGAIDSDGKPISSAYIKDLVVKRLGYDTRVTVLGHVQRGGTPSAFDRILSSKLGVEAVIALIEASPDTPACVIGLSGNHAVRLPLMECVEMTKLVQKAMKEKRFAEALALRGGSFENNWNIYKLLAFPKPAQTESNFSLAILNVGAPAAGMNAAVRSAVRLALAHGHKVYAVNDGFQGLANGSVFEMKWHNVAGWTGQGGSLLGTKRTLPDKNMAKIVENIVKFNISALLVIGGFEGYEGVLQLYEARAHYDELCIPMCVVPATISNNVPGTDFSLGADTAVNAAMEGCDKIKQSASGTKRRVFVVETMGGYCGYLATSTGIAVGADAAYIYEDPFNIHDLKTNVDHLSEKMKKDIQRGLVLRNEKCHEHYTTDFIYRLYSAEGKGVFDCRVNVLGHLQQGGSPSPFDRNFGTKLGVKATQWLSAKLTENYRQGRVFANTPETACLLGLNRKVVSFVPVTELKDITDFEHRMPTVQWWFNLRPMLKMLAKYQTSFCEYVPGEIEHVTRRSISIDAGY; encoded by the exons ATGACTTCGATGGATTTGGAGAAGCTGAAGATGACGGGGGCTGGTCGGGCCATAGCTGTGCTGACCAGCGGTGGAGATGCACAAG GGATGAACGCTGCTGTCCGAGCGGTGACCAGAATGGGCATTTATGTGGGGGCCAAGGTCTATCTTATTTACGAG GGATACGAGGGTTTGGTTGATGGAGGAGACAACATCAAACTAGCACACTGGCACAGCGTGACCAACATTATCCAACTG GGTGGGACTGTGATCGGCAGCGCCCGCTGCAAGTCCTTTATGACTCGCGAGGGAAGGATTGCTGCTGCCTTCAACCTGGTCAAGAAAGGCATCaccaacctgtgtgtgtgtggcggtGATGGCAGCCTCACTGGAGCCAACATCTTCCGCAGTGAGTGGAGCAGTCTGCTGGATGAGCTGGTGCAGAAAG GAAGGATCACAGACGACATGGCTAAGAAGAACAGTCACCTGAACATCGTCGGGCTCGTCGGCTCCATCGACAACGACTTCTGTGGCACTGACATGACCATCGGAGCCGACTCCGCGCTGCACCGCATCATGGACATAGTTGATGCTATCATGACCACTGCGCAGAG CCACCAGCGCACATTTGTTCTCGAAGTCATGGGTCGACACTGTGG GTATTTGGCCTTGGTGGCAGCACTGGCATCTGGGGCAGACTGGCTCTTTATACCAGAAGCTCCTCCACTGGGGGGCTGGGAGGACCGCATGTGTGCCCGTCTGGAGAGG AGCCGCACAAAGGGGTCAAGACTCAACATTATAATTGTTGCAGAGGGAGCCATTGATTCAGATGGAAAGCCCATCTCCTCGGCTTACATAAAAGAT CTGGTGGTAAAGAGGTTGGGCTATGACACCAGGGTGACAGTTCTGGGCCATGTTCAGCGAGGAGGGACACCTTCGGCGTTCGACAGAATACTG AGCAGTAAATTGGGTGTGGAGGCAGTGATTGCCCTGATCGAGGCCTCTCCAGACACCCCGGCCTGTGTCATTGGCCTGTCAGGCAACCATGCGGTTCGTCTGCCTCTAATGGAGTGTGTGGAAATG ACCAAGCTGGTGCAGAAGGCCATGAAGGAAAAGAGGTTTGCGGAAGCTCTGGCACTGCGTGGAGG GAGTTTTGAGAACAACTGGAACATCTACAAGCTTCTTGCCTTCCCGAAGCCTGCCCAGACTGAG AGTAATTTCTCTTTGGCTATTCTGAACGTGGGGGCTCCGGCTGCGGGGATGAATGCAGCTGTGAGGTCAGCTGTAAGGTTAGCACTCGCTCATGGACACAAAGTCTATGCTGTCAACGACGGCTTTCAGGGACTTGCCAATGGATCG GTGTTCGAGATGAAATGGCACAATGTGGCCGGGTGGACGGGCCAAGGGGGCTCACTACTGGGTACCAAACG AACCCTTCCCGATAAAAACATGGCGAAGATTGTAGAGAACATTGTCAAGTTCAACATCTCAGCTCTGCTTGTAATCGGAGGGTTTGAG GGGTATGAAGGTGTGCTGCAGCTGTACGAAGCCCGGGCTCACTATGATGAGCTCTGCATCCCCATGTGTGTCGTCCCAGCTACCATCAGCAACAACGTCCCTGGAACTGACTTTAGCCTGGGAGCAGACACTGCTGTCAATGCTGCCATGGAG GGCTGTGACAAGATCAAGCAGTCTGCTTCTGGGACCAAGAGGCGAGTGTTTGTGGTTGAGACTATGGGCGGATACTGCGGCTATCTGGCAACCTCCACCGGTATCGCTGTAGGTGCTGACGCTGCCTACATATATGAGGACCCATTCAACATCCATGACCTCaag ACCAATGTGGATCATCTAAGTGAAAAGATGAAGAAGGACATCCAGAGAGGTCTAGTGCTGAG GAATGAAAAATGCCATGAACACTACACTACAGATTTCATCTATAGGCTGTATTCAGCAGAGGGGAAGGGCGTCTTTGACTGCCGGGTCAACGTGTTGGGACACCTCCAGCAG GGTGGGTCACCTTCTCCCTTTGACAGAAATTTCGGCACTAAGTTGGGCGTTAAGGCAACCCAGTGGCTTTCTGCAAAGTTAACTGAGAACTACAGACAAG GCCGCGTGTTTGCCAACACACCCGAAACGGCGTGCTTGCTCGGCCTCAACAGGAAGGTTGTGTCATTCGTCCCCGTCACCGAGCTGAAGGATATCACTGATTTTGA GCACCGGATGCCCACGGTTCAGTGGTGGTTTAATCTGAGGCCAATGCTGAAAATGTTGGCCAAGTACCAGACCAGCTTCTGTGAATATGTCCCTGGAGAGATCGAACATGTGACTCGACGCTCCATCAGCATTGACGCTGGCTACTAA